In Pygocentrus nattereri isolate fPygNat1 chromosome 26, fPygNat1.pri, whole genome shotgun sequence, one genomic interval encodes:
- the zc3h10 gene encoding zinc finger CCCH domain-containing protein 10, producing MPDRDSAYLAGGGGGGSAAGVGTGVVGEDGGAGSGLPGGGEGRGGVGGSSAGCGGSSSVSGAMGCGGALGNGHNCGGAGGGFGAGLALDGVCRDFLRNVCKRGKRCRFRHPDFNEVPDLGVQKNEFIFCHDHQNKECVRTNCRFVHGSKEDEDYYKKTGELPLWLRWKVAAGLGLSPTDLPQNRGEAPICRDYLKGECQRGNKCKFRHVRKDHELEASRVGMGGMMGVSGGVSGMVNVGSGGVGSGGGVCGGMSGLVGGSGGNLMGMGSPNLGGCREQGLCGGGGVGGSMSSCLSVGAASQRRYDRGPCSVYDPLFENGLFEAGPLETPVDHTALQLKRRRLEGLRLAEGAGGGHYDLGVQATLTTRPLEYRLLEEENALLRKRVEELKKQVSNLIATNEVLLEQNAQFRSQAKVMTLSTTPAPSEQNLAPPVGSVSSYNHGIAQTHTTLSSAGLQPRPVTQQDLVAPAGAPTAPPANAAPPTAPPPHLNPEIAPLSAALAQTIAQGMAPPVSMAPVAVSVAPVAVSMAQPLPGITMSHATTPMVSYPIASQSMRITTLPH from the exons ATGCCTGACCGGGATAGCGCCTACCTGGCAGGCGGCGGTGGGGGCGGCAGCGCGGCGGGGGTGGGCACAGGGGTAGTTGGTGAGGACGGGGGAGCCGGCTCGGGTTTGCCCGGAGGCGGCGAAGGCCGAGGGGGAGTTGGTGGAAGCTCGGCTGGCTGTGGCGGGAGTAGCAGCGTGTCTGGGGCCATGGGATGCGGCGGGGCCCTGGGTAACGGCCATAACTGCGGTGGAGCCGGCGGGGGCTTCGGGGCCGGTCTGGCGTTAGACGGCGTATGCCGGGACTTCTTGCGCAACGTGTGCAAGCGCGGCAAGCGCTGCCGCTTCCGGCACCCAGACTTCAATGAGGTGCCTGACCTGGGCGTGCAGAAGAACGAGTTCATCTTCTGCCACGACCATCAGAACAAGGAGTGCGTGCGAACCAACTGCCGTTTCGTGCACGGCTCCAAGGAGGACGAGGACTACTACAAGAAGACGGGCGAGCTGCCCCTCTGGCTGAGGTGGAAAGTGGCTGCGGGTCTCGGCCTGTCGCCCACCGACCTCCCTCAGAACCGGGGGGAGGCGCCCATCTGCAGGGACTACCTGAAAGGGGAGTGCCAGCGAGGCAACAAGTGCAAGTTCCGCCACGTGCGGAAAGACCACGAACTCGAGGCCTCGCGGGTCGGCATGGGGGGCATGATGGGGGTCTCGGGCGGGGTGAGTGGGATGGTGAACGTGGGCAGTGGCGGAGTGGGGAGTGGAGGTGGGGTCTGTGGTGGGATGTCCGGGCTGGTTGGGGGAAGTGGAGGGAACCTGATGGGGATGGGAAGCCCTAATCTAGGAGGCTGCAGGGAGCAGGGACTGTGCGGTGGGGGAGGTGTAGGAGGCTCAATGAGCAGTTGTCTGTCTGTGGGGGCTGCCAGCCAGCGACGCTACGACAGGGGTCCCTGTTCAGTCTACGACCCACTTTTTGAGAATGGGCTGTTTGAGGCTGGGCCGCTGGAGACCCCTGTGGACCACACGGCTCTCCAGCTGAAGAGGAGGCGCTTGGAGGGTCTGCGATTGGCTGAGGGCGCTGGTGGAGGGCATTATGACCTGGGGGTGCAGGCCACCCTGACCACCCGGCCACTGGAGTACCGCCTCCTAGAGGAGGAGAACGCTTTACTGAGGAAGAGGGTGGAGGAGCTGAAGAAACAG GTCTCCAACCTCATCGCCACCAACGAAGTCCTACTGGAGCAGAACGCTCAGTTCCGCAGCCAGGCTAAAGTCATGACTCTGTCCACCACCCCTGCCCCGTCTGAGCAGAATCTGGCGCCCCCTGTTGGCTCTGTGAGCTCTTACAACCACGGCATTGCCCAGACTCACACCACCCTGAGCAGTGCCGGCCTCCAGCCTCGCCCCGTCACCCAGCAGGACCTGGTCGCTCCGGCAGGAGCGCCTACGGCCCCGCCGGCCAACGCCGCGCCCCCGACCGCCCCGCCGCCCCACCTGAACCCAGAGATTGCCCCCCTCTCTGCTGCGCTCGCTCAGACTATCGCGCAGGGCATGGCCCCGCCCGTTTCTATGGCACCTGTCGCGGTCTCTGTGGCACCGGTTGCCGTGTCCATGGCGCAGCCGTTACCGGGCATCACGATGAGTCACGCCACAACGCCGATGGTGTCGTATCCCATCGCAAGTCAGAGTATGAGGATCACCACACTGCCACATTAG